A window from Cryptomeria japonica chromosome 1, Sugi_1.0, whole genome shotgun sequence encodes these proteins:
- the LOC131050233 gene encoding MYB-like transcription factor EOBII has protein sequence MGSAAWKMSVVEKGEEIRKGPWTLEEDSKLISCVRQNGAARWSSLAKLAGLKRDGKSCRMRWLNYLRPDLKHGTITPQEESLIIELHNKWGNKWSRIAENIPGRTDNEIKNHWRSHIKKMSPELIRSCNWPPTSENKAQMEAVREDNEPSSSKGFEDPQMATMKEYYAESDAAKTLNQLSCDASELHDGYRDFFTCEEINKEFIDKSSDMGTVSGTVAETYAASIVQHNAIRSSSSVTDSPMTVLSDSEEFSWDYNYIALWNLDHDVPSMHK, from the exons ATGGGCAGCGCTGCTTGGAAGATGAGTGTTGTGGAGAAGGGAGAAGAGATAAGGAAAGGCCCCTGGACATTAGAGGAAGATAGCAAGTTAATTTCCTGTGTAAGACAGAATGGTGCAGCTCGTTGGAGTTCACTTGCCAAACTTGCAGGTTTGAAGAGAGATGGGAAGAGTTGCAGGATGAGATGGCTCAATTATCTGCGCCCAGATCTTAAGCATGGCACCATTACCCCCCAGGAAGAGAGCTTAATCATTGAATTGCATAATAAATGGGGAAACAA GTGGTCTCGGATTGCCGAGAATATACCTGGAAGAACAGATAACGAGATAAAAAACCATTGGAGAAGCCATATCAAGAAAATGTCTCCAGAGCTAATTCGGAGTTGTAACTGGCCGCCAACTTCAGAAAATAAAGCGCAAATGGAAGCAGTAAGAGAAGATAATGAGCCTTCTAGCAGCAAAGGCTTCGAGGATCCCCAAATGGCCACAATGAAGGAATATTATGCGGAATCTGATGCAGCCAAGACTCTAAACCAGTTGAGCTGTGATGCTTCTGAGTTACATGATGGTTATCGAGACTTCTTCACTTGTGAAGAAATAAACAAAGAGTTCATCGACAAATCATCTGATATGGGTACGGTAAGCGGAACGGTAGCTGAAACTTATGCAGCAAGTATTGTCCAACATAATGCAATCCGCTCTTCTTCTTCTGTGACAGATTCTCCAATGACTGTCTTGTCAGACAGTGAAGAGTTCTCGTGGGATTATAACTACATCGCCTTATGGAATTTAGATCATGATGTCCCGAGTATGCATAAGTAA
- the LOC131857316 gene encoding MYB-like transcription factor EOBII, whose protein sequence is MGSDAWRMGIVEEEEEIRKGPWTLEEDTKLISCVRKYGAARWSSLAKMAGLKRDGKSCRMRWLNYLRPDLKHGTITPEEDRLIIELHNKWGNKWSRIAENIPGRTDNEIKNHWRSHIKKMSPELIRSCTWPPNSETPPQIMEERETNEASSSKSFEDQQMAAMKECYSESNARTSFDQLRCDTCEIHDAHRELFTSEEIQQEFIKKSSDMDPFSGMVADEYSATMVQHSPICRCSSVTESPVNVMSDGEEFSWDYNYIALWNLDDVPSMHK, encoded by the exons ATGGGCAGCGATGCATGGAGGATGGGTATTGTGGAGGAAGAAGAGGAGATTAGAAAAGGCCCCTGGACATTAGAAGAAGATACCAAGTTAATTTCCTGTGTAAGAAAGTATGGTGCGGCTCGTTGGAGTTCACTTGCCAAGATGGCAGGTTTGAAGAGAGACGGAAAGAGTTGCAGGATGAGATGGCTCAACTATCTGCGCCCAGATCTTAAGCATGGCACCATTACTCCCGAAGAAGATCGCTTAATCATTGAATTGCATAATAAATGGGGAAACAA GTGGTCTCGCATTGCGGAGAATATACCAGGAAGAACAGATAACGAGATTAAAAATCATTGGAGAAGCCATATCAAGAAAATGTCTCCAGAGCTAATTCGGAGTTGTACCTGGCCACCAAATTCCGAAACTCCACCACAAATAATGGAAGAAAGAGAGACTAATGAGGCTTCTAGCAGCAAAAGCTTCGAGGATCAGCAAATGGCCGCAATGAAGGAATGCTATTCAGAATCTAATGCCCGCACGTCATTTGACCAGTTGAGATGTGATACTTGTGAGATTCATGATGCTCATCGAGAGTTATTCACTTCTGAAGAAATACAGCAAGAGTTCATCAAGAAATCGTCTGATATGGACCCTTTCAGCGGCATGGTAGCTGACGAATATTCAGCAACTATGGTCCAGCATAGCCCAATCTGCCGCTGTTCTTCTGTTACAGAGTCTccagtgaatgtcatgtcagacgGTGAAGAGTTCTCGTGGGATTATAACTACATCGCCTTGTGGAATTTAGATGATGTCCCAAGTATGCATAAGTAA